A single window of Pseudoduganella plicata DNA harbors:
- a CDS encoding PEP-CTERM sorting domain-containing protein: MKKLLTTLLIGGLLTVGSAARAATTIDSSSFSLTWLTGVSTGGNFNMKLLSDTDGRTQIGLSLGLQSYSVESDGPSGSANSDTAFHQLAGSVRQGYRITSMTFSAVANGTLYREMPTWPCVYEPGEATNNASMDMALTQGGERTEFGGTRVHDVIGQQAMTANAGVPVDGDFLLDLSTRSGAWAFGTETITYSDDWQYIYWLDSTASIGVTDYLLTVQVAPVPEPSTYAMLLAGLGVAGWAARRRKA, from the coding sequence ATGAAAAAACTTCTCACGACCCTTCTGATTGGCGGCCTGCTGACAGTCGGCAGTGCCGCCCGCGCGGCAACCACGATCGACTCATCGTCCTTCAGCCTGACCTGGCTCACCGGTGTGTCCACTGGCGGCAATTTCAACATGAAGCTGCTATCCGATACAGACGGCAGGACCCAGATCGGTCTGTCCCTGGGATTGCAGAGCTATAGCGTCGAGAGTGACGGACCTAGCGGATCCGCTAACAGCGACACTGCCTTCCATCAGCTGGCCGGGTCCGTGCGGCAGGGCTACCGCATCACGTCAATGACGTTCAGCGCTGTTGCCAACGGCACCCTGTATCGTGAGATGCCAACGTGGCCCTGCGTCTATGAGCCAGGGGAGGCGACCAATAATGCCTCCATGGACATGGCCCTGACACAGGGCGGAGAGCGAACGGAATTCGGCGGCACCCGCGTGCACGACGTGATCGGCCAGCAGGCCATGACGGCCAACGCAGGCGTGCCAGTGGACGGTGATTTTCTCCTCGATCTGTCCACGCGCAGTGGCGCATGGGCATTTGGAACCGAAACTATAACTTACTCGGATGACTGGCAGTACATTTACTGGCTGGACTCCACTGCTTCGATCGGCGTGACGGATTACTTGCTGACCGTCCAGGTGGCCCCGGTACCGGAGCCGTCCACCTATGCGATGTTGCTGGCAGGGCTGGGCGTGGCTGGCTGGGCAGCGCGACGCCGGAAGGCCTGA
- the nhaR gene encoding transcriptional activator NhaR has protein sequence MATLNYKHLRYFWMVARSGSIAKAATQLHLTPQSISGQLTEFADTLGVQLFRRVGRRLELTETGQRILRHAEDIFSAGDALMDVVRDQSAASATPFRVGVSDSVSKTVACRLVAPALTLDEPIRLVCREGRLAALLADLAIHKLDMIIADRPMPSHLSVRGYSHLLGESELGVFAAPALAATLEGPFPDCLNHAPLLLPGEDFALHARLMRWLHDNVPRLHVVGEFDDSAMIKAFGQAGTGLFFAQSAIARHICAQYGVVMIGTVPGLREQVYAITSERRLKHPATQAISQAARQTLA, from the coding sequence ATGGCCACACTGAACTACAAGCATCTGCGCTACTTCTGGATGGTGGCGCGCTCCGGCAGCATCGCCAAGGCGGCGACGCAGCTGCACCTGACGCCGCAGTCGATCTCGGGCCAGTTGACCGAATTCGCGGATACGCTGGGCGTGCAGCTGTTCCGCCGCGTGGGACGGCGCCTGGAACTGACGGAAACCGGCCAGCGCATCCTGCGCCACGCCGAAGACATCTTCAGCGCGGGGGACGCGCTGATGGACGTGGTGCGCGACCAGTCGGCCGCCAGTGCTACGCCGTTTCGCGTCGGCGTGTCGGACTCCGTTTCGAAAACGGTCGCGTGCCGGCTGGTGGCGCCCGCACTGACGCTCGACGAACCGATCCGCCTGGTCTGCCGCGAGGGCCGGCTGGCCGCGCTGCTGGCGGACCTGGCGATCCATAAACTGGACATGATCATTGCCGACCGCCCCATGCCCAGCCACCTGAGCGTGCGCGGCTACAGCCACTTGCTGGGCGAGAGCGAGCTGGGCGTGTTTGCGGCGCCGGCGCTGGCCGCCACGCTGGAGGGTCCGTTCCCCGACTGCCTGAACCATGCACCGCTGCTGCTTCCCGGCGAGGATTTCGCCCTGCACGCACGGCTGATGCGCTGGCTGCACGACAACGTGCCGCGGCTGCATGTCGTCGGCGAATTCGACGACAGTGCCATGATCAAGGCATTCGGCCAGGCAGGCACGGGGCTTTTTTTCGCGCAGTCCGCCATCGCCCGGCACATCTGCGCGCAGTACGGCGTGGTCATGATCGGTACGGTGCCGGGCCTGCGCGAGCAGGTCTATGCCATCACGTCGGAGCGGCGCCTGAAGCATCCCGCAACGCAGGCCATCAGCCAGGCCGCCCGCCAGACGTTGGCCTGA
- a CDS encoding DUF2945 domain-containing protein, which produces MTQAFKVGDKVEWHSSQGAVQGMVKKKLTSHTTIKGHEVAASPDNPEYLVVSDKTGAEAAHKPDALKKI; this is translated from the coding sequence ATGACGCAGGCATTCAAGGTTGGCGACAAGGTCGAGTGGCATTCATCGCAGGGCGCCGTGCAGGGCATGGTCAAGAAGAAGCTCACGTCGCACACGACGATCAAGGGGCACGAGGTGGCGGCCTCGCCGGACAATCCCGAATATCTTGTCGTCAGCGACAAGACGGGTGCCGAAGCGGCCCACAAGCCTGATGCACTGAAGAAAATATAA
- a CDS encoding branched-chain amino acid ABC transporter substrate-binding protein translates to MHRSAPTTLALALAFAGSSLHAQTVIRIGTASPLSGPGAHQGKDIENGARMAVDDLNAKGIVIKGTKVKFALMPEDDGGDPKTGTAVAQKLVDAKVAGVVGHLNSGTTVPASKIYATAGIPQISPAATTPLYTSQGFRTAFRVVANDNLIGRALATYTIATMKATKIAVIDDRTAFGQGLADEFVKGIKAKGGATIVSRQFTNDKATDFNAILTQIRARKPDVIFYGGMEAVAGPMLKQMKALGIDARLVSGDGICSERLPLLAGDALGDDKVVCVVAGGIDGPQEATHDAFTQRYRQRYKLDVQSYAPYAYDSVMVLATAMQQAGSAEPARFLPALAKVKYQGITGSIAFDGKGDLRDAALTLFTYRQGKKTRLQVVRAN, encoded by the coding sequence ATGCACCGCAGCGCGCCGACCACTCTTGCACTTGCCCTTGCTTTCGCCGGTTCTTCGCTTCACGCGCAGACGGTCATCCGGATCGGTACCGCGTCGCCGCTGTCCGGCCCCGGCGCCCACCAGGGCAAGGACATCGAGAACGGCGCGCGCATGGCCGTTGACGATCTCAATGCCAAAGGCATCGTCATCAAAGGCACGAAGGTGAAATTCGCGCTGATGCCCGAGGACGACGGCGGCGACCCGAAAACCGGCACTGCTGTCGCGCAGAAGCTGGTGGATGCGAAAGTGGCGGGTGTTGTCGGCCACCTGAACTCCGGCACCACGGTGCCTGCCTCGAAAATCTACGCTACCGCCGGCATCCCGCAGATTTCTCCGGCCGCCACCACGCCCCTGTACACGAGCCAGGGTTTCAGGACGGCATTCCGCGTCGTCGCCAACGACAACCTGATCGGCCGCGCCCTGGCCACGTACACGATCGCCACGATGAAGGCGACAAAGATCGCCGTTATCGACGACCGCACGGCCTTCGGCCAGGGCCTGGCCGATGAATTCGTCAAGGGCATCAAGGCCAAGGGGGGCGCGACCATCGTCAGCCGCCAGTTCACCAACGACAAGGCGACCGACTTCAATGCGATCCTGACGCAGATCCGGGCCCGCAAGCCGGACGTGATTTTTTACGGCGGCATGGAAGCGGTGGCCGGGCCGATGCTCAAGCAGATGAAGGCCCTGGGGATCGATGCCCGGCTGGTGTCCGGCGACGGCATCTGCTCCGAACGGCTGCCGCTGCTGGCGGGCGACGCATTGGGCGACGACAAGGTGGTCTGCGTGGTTGCCGGCGGCATCGACGGTCCGCAGGAGGCCACGCACGACGCGTTCACGCAACGCTATCGGCAACGCTACAAGCTGGACGTGCAGAGTTACGCACCGTATGCCTACGATTCTGTGATGGTGTTGGCCACGGCAATGCAGCAGGCCGGCTCGGCCGAGCCGGCGAGGTTCCTGCCCGCGCTGGCAAAGGTGAAGTACCAGGGCATCACCGGTTCCATCGCCTTCGACGGCAAGGGCGACCTGCGCGACGCGGCGCTGACGCTGTTCACGTATCGCCAGGGGAAAAAGACCAGGCTGCAGGTGGTGCGGGCCAACTGA
- a CDS encoding YgiW/YdeI family stress tolerance OB fold protein, whose protein sequence is MKHLPRTCSVTALTAALIAGPAIVFAQTGGYTGPSAKAAAPAGYKGPTNVPLVTAKQLLDKGKDDQHVRVQGKLLNHKGGDDYEFADASGKMTVEIEPELFPQGTAVDQNTVVELIGEFDKETFGESTLDVQQIKVVSK, encoded by the coding sequence ATGAAACATCTTCCGCGCACCTGCAGCGTCACAGCCCTGACCGCGGCCCTGATCGCCGGCCCGGCAATCGTCTTCGCCCAGACGGGCGGCTACACGGGGCCCAGCGCCAAGGCCGCCGCGCCGGCGGGCTACAAGGGTCCGACCAATGTGCCGCTGGTGACGGCGAAACAGCTGCTCGACAAGGGCAAGGACGACCAGCACGTCAGGGTCCAGGGCAAGCTGCTCAACCACAAAGGCGGCGACGACTATGAGTTCGCCGACGCAAGCGGCAAGATGACGGTGGAGATCGAGCCTGAGCTGTTTCCACAGGGCACGGCCGTCGACCAGAACACCGTCGTCGAACTGATCGGCGAATTCGACAAGGAGACGTTCGGCGAATCGACGCTGGACGTGCAGCAGATCAAGGTCGTGTCGAAATAA
- a CDS encoding HD domain-containing protein, with translation MTPRYSQGLALAAKAHEGQARKGTAIPYIVHPVGVAGLVAQHGGDEDQQIAALLHDVLEDGGAAFTAQVAVFGERVLRMVMGCTDAMPGANGAKAPWEERKRAYLAHLMEADSDTLLVSGCDKLYNARAILDDLRTIGPAVFERFSSGQAGTLWYYGQLSEVFAQRGVAMSAALRHTVSEMEGLATGQLISTRP, from the coding sequence ATGACACCACGTTATTCCCAGGGCCTGGCATTGGCCGCCAAGGCGCATGAGGGCCAGGCCCGCAAGGGCACGGCCATACCGTACATCGTCCACCCCGTGGGCGTGGCCGGTCTGGTCGCGCAGCATGGCGGCGACGAAGACCAGCAGATCGCGGCGCTGCTGCACGACGTGCTGGAGGATGGCGGAGCGGCATTTACTGCGCAGGTGGCGGTGTTCGGCGAGCGCGTGCTGCGGATGGTGATGGGATGCACGGATGCGATGCCGGGGGCAAACGGCGCCAAGGCACCATGGGAAGAGCGCAAACGCGCCTACCTGGCGCACCTGATGGAAGCGGACAGCGACACGCTGCTGGTCAGCGGATGCGACAAGCTGTACAACGCGCGCGCCATCCTTGACGACCTGCGCACGATCGGGCCGGCCGTCTTCGAGCGCTTCTCCTCCGGTCAGGCCGGCACGTTATGGTATTACGGCCAGCTCTCCGAAGTGTTCGCGCAGCGCGGCGTGGCGATGTCAGCCGCGCTGCGCCACACTGTCAGCGAGATGGAAGGGCTGGCGACCGGCCAGCTTATTTCGACACGACCTTGA
- a CDS encoding LysR substrate-binding domain-containing protein: MRRITFDLDTLRSFVTGVEMGSFARAADRLGKSTSAMSGQLKKLEDQLGMPVLRKSGRGLTPTAAGESLLAYARRLLELNDEAAAAVRGVELAGSIRLGMQEDFGEHILTDVLGRFTRAHPRLRIEARVARHAQLMDLFAAGQLDLALTWDIGTPSAPARSTQVVDPLPMRWIGPASGAPLWHADDAPLPLVMMDAPCLMRSAATAALDRAGIPWRVAFTSASLGGVWAAVAAGLGVTVRTALGVPAHLRLLDDATLPALPAVGLGLHCAALEPAPVIQRLHDIVLQTLAQYAGPTQKMLPSPHFRNGTADDTTLFPGPGIGRQGA; encoded by the coding sequence ATGCGGCGAATAACCTTTGATCTCGATACGCTGCGCAGCTTCGTGACCGGTGTCGAGATGGGCAGTTTTGCGCGCGCGGCCGACCGCCTCGGCAAATCGACGTCGGCCATGAGCGGCCAGCTGAAAAAACTGGAAGACCAGTTGGGCATGCCCGTACTGCGCAAGTCCGGGCGAGGGCTGACACCCACCGCGGCGGGCGAATCGCTGCTGGCCTACGCGCGCCGGCTGCTCGAACTGAACGACGAAGCGGCAGCGGCCGTACGCGGCGTGGAGCTGGCCGGCAGCATCCGCCTGGGCATGCAGGAGGACTTCGGCGAGCATATCCTGACCGACGTCCTGGGCCGGTTTACCCGCGCCCATCCACGGCTGCGCATCGAAGCGCGCGTGGCACGGCATGCGCAGCTGATGGACCTGTTCGCGGCAGGCCAGCTGGATCTGGCGCTGACGTGGGATATCGGCACGCCGTCGGCGCCCGCCCGCAGCACGCAGGTCGTCGATCCGCTGCCGATGCGCTGGATCGGGCCGGCGAGTGGCGCTCCGCTGTGGCACGCGGACGACGCACCGCTGCCGCTGGTGATGATGGATGCGCCGTGCCTGATGCGCAGCGCCGCCACGGCCGCACTGGACCGCGCCGGCATCCCGTGGCGCGTGGCGTTTACCAGCGCCAGCCTGGGCGGCGTATGGGCCGCCGTCGCCGCCGGCCTGGGCGTCACCGTGCGCACCGCCCTCGGCGTTCCCGCGCACCTGCGGCTGCTCGATGACGCAACGCTGCCGGCGCTGCCCGCCGTCGGCCTCGGCCTGCACTGCGCGGCGCTGGAGCCGGCGCCCGTCATCCAGCGCCTGCACGACATCGTGCTGCAGACGCTGGCGCAGTATGCCGGCCCGACGCAAAAGATGCTCCCCTCGCCACACTTTCGGAATGGAACCGCAGATGACACCACGTTATTCCCAGGGCCTGGCATTGGCCGCCAAGGCGCATGA
- a CDS encoding tautomerase family protein, producing the protein MSRISLQRGKSSEYLRAVSDSLHRALVEALDVPPTDRFQLFDQHEPHEMSIDPHYPAGTRSADYVFINVIVGRPRSAAMKAAFYQRLVALLAQSPGVRPEDVMVVIASSQSEDWSFGSGVQGLPLRTDSATAAEVSA; encoded by the coding sequence ATGAGCCGCATCTCCCTGCAGCGGGGAAAATCGTCCGAGTACCTGCGCGCCGTGTCCGACAGCCTGCACCGCGCACTGGTCGAGGCACTCGACGTGCCCCCGACGGACCGCTTCCAGCTGTTCGACCAGCACGAACCGCACGAGATGAGCATCGATCCGCATTACCCGGCAGGTACGCGCTCGGCCGACTACGTGTTTATCAACGTGATCGTCGGGCGGCCCCGCAGCGCCGCCATGAAGGCCGCCTTCTACCAGCGGCTGGTGGCGCTGCTGGCCCAGTCGCCGGGCGTGCGGCCGGAGGACGTCATGGTCGTCATCGCCTCGTCGCAGTCCGAGGACTGGTCGTTCGGCAGCGGGGTACAGGGTCTGCCCTTGCGGACAGATTCGGCAACGGCGGCAGAGGTGTCGGCATGA
- a CDS encoding DUF4865 family protein: MIAMQYSFVLPADYDMAIVHRRIAERGHMTDAFPGLLFKAYLSADKGEGSDNLYAPFYLWQHPDAMHDFLAGPGFAAVSQAFGWPSVRTWTLWHAHRRNDIGAARFATRSIVPIAPHTPLAQLREQEVAASQAAAQAGALATLAGFEPVGWSLVRFRLWRERPAEVAGWQVYEVGHMSVPPR; this comes from the coding sequence ATGATCGCCATGCAGTACAGCTTCGTGCTGCCGGCCGACTACGACATGGCGATCGTCCACCGCCGCATCGCGGAGCGTGGCCACATGACGGATGCCTTCCCCGGTCTGCTGTTCAAGGCCTACCTGAGCGCGGACAAGGGCGAGGGCAGCGACAATCTGTATGCGCCGTTCTACCTGTGGCAGCATCCGGATGCGATGCACGACTTCCTCGCGGGCCCGGGCTTTGCCGCCGTGTCGCAGGCGTTCGGCTGGCCGTCGGTGCGCACGTGGACGCTGTGGCATGCGCACCGGCGCAATGACATCGGCGCGGCGCGCTTTGCCACGCGCAGCATCGTCCCGATCGCGCCGCACACGCCGCTGGCGCAGTTGCGCGAGCAGGAGGTTGCCGCCAGCCAGGCCGCGGCGCAGGCGGGCGCGCTGGCCACGCTTGCCGGATTCGAGCCGGTCGGCTGGAGCCTCGTGCGCTTCCGGCTGTGGCGCGAACGTCCGGCGGAGGTGGCAGGATGGCAGGTGTACGAAGTCGGGCACATGTCCGTGCCCCCGCGCTGA
- the uvsE gene encoding UV DNA damage repair endonuclease UvsE yields the protein MPPHLGLVCVTVSSDIKYRTITRKRLLEQSPETQQKLLDDIYRSNIQAFDNAMRYCEREGISLYRIPSSIFPFADDDLGRDLLASFAGTLARSGARARERNIRLVMHPDQFVVLSSDSAGVVANSVKILQMHAEIMDLLGQPRTPWALLEIHGGKANRSDALVENIARLPDAIRCRLGLENDEYAYSAEEIHDVCVRSGVPMVLDAHHHIVHEKLDSYDHPSVAEMLLKARETWAVPEHQLVHISNGRTSFNDRQHSDLIETMPGSYAQAPWIEIEAKSKEDAIRALQGWRTAAAQ from the coding sequence ATGCCACCTCACCTCGGACTTGTCTGTGTAACCGTTTCAAGCGACATCAAGTACCGCACCATCACGCGCAAGCGGCTGCTGGAACAATCGCCGGAAACGCAGCAGAAACTGCTGGACGATATCTATCGCAGCAATATCCAGGCGTTCGACAACGCCATGCGCTACTGCGAGCGCGAAGGCATCTCGCTGTACCGGATTCCGTCGTCGATCTTTCCATTTGCCGACGATGATCTGGGCCGCGACCTGCTGGCCAGTTTCGCCGGGACGCTGGCGCGCTCCGGCGCGCGGGCGCGCGAGCGCAATATCCGTCTCGTCATGCATCCCGACCAGTTCGTGGTGCTCAGCTCCGACTCGGCCGGCGTAGTCGCCAACAGCGTCAAGATCCTGCAGATGCATGCCGAGATCATGGACCTGCTCGGCCAACCCCGCACGCCGTGGGCGCTGCTGGAGATCCATGGCGGCAAGGCCAACCGTTCGGACGCGCTGGTGGAAAACATCGCCCGCCTGCCCGACGCGATCCGCTGCCGCCTCGGCCTGGAGAACGACGAGTATGCGTACAGCGCAGAGGAAATCCACGACGTCTGCGTGCGCAGCGGCGTGCCGATGGTGCTCGACGCGCACCATCACATCGTCCATGAGAAGCTGGACAGCTACGATCATCCCAGCGTGGCGGAAATGCTGTTGAAGGCGCGCGAAACGTGGGCCGTGCCGGAACATCAGCTGGTGCACATCTCGAACGGCCGCACGTCGTTCAACGACCGCCAGCATTCGGACCTGATCGAAACCATGCCGGGGTCGTATGCGCAGGCGCCGTGGATCGAGATCGAAGCAAAGTCCAAGGAAGACGCCATCCGCGCCCTGCAGGGATGGCGGACAGCCGCGGCGCAGTAA
- a CDS encoding DUF2905 domain-containing protein, translating into MQRILIVVGLALVAIGLAWPWLGKLPLGRLPGDIHIVREGGSFHFPIVTCLVISVLVSLLIWLFRR; encoded by the coding sequence ATGCAGCGAATATTGATCGTCGTCGGGCTGGCGCTTGTCGCCATCGGCCTGGCCTGGCCGTGGCTCGGCAAGCTGCCGCTCGGGCGCCTGCCGGGCGATATCCACATCGTGCGCGAAGGCGGCAGTTTTCACTTCCCCATCGTCACGTGCCTCGTCATTTCCGTGCTCGTCTCCCTGCTGATCTGGCTGTTCCGGCGCTGA
- a CDS encoding MYG1 family protein, whose protein sequence is MVIVTHNGKFHADDAWAVAVLHILFPDAEIVRTRDQAIIEAADFAVDVGGIWDPATGRFDHHQKGFDGARMSGVPYASAGLVWREYGPRCVAALAASHVGYALGEDKAREMAYAIDADVVQYLDLSDVGAAKNAPGGYGLSAVISGFNPNWLDEQRLGYGEAAETFRLAEFRRAMSLLTDILINAVKYRVGAMLAVEQVRQSEALEGGRLLLLKNSALPWTQLVRKEMPKVLFVLSHSLSEGRYLLHTVPMSAESFQARADLPAAWAGLRDAELAAVTGVADATFCHNGRFIAAAKSYEGAHAMALQALAAVDAAT, encoded by the coding sequence ATGGTCATCGTGACTCACAACGGCAAGTTCCACGCCGACGACGCCTGGGCCGTTGCGGTCCTGCACATCCTGTTCCCTGACGCGGAGATCGTGCGCACGCGCGACCAGGCCATCATCGAGGCGGCCGATTTCGCCGTCGACGTCGGCGGCATCTGGGATCCGGCCACAGGGCGGTTCGATCACCACCAGAAGGGGTTCGACGGCGCCAGGATGAGCGGCGTTCCTTATGCCAGCGCGGGCCTCGTGTGGCGTGAGTACGGCCCGCGTTGCGTCGCCGCGCTGGCCGCCAGCCATGTGGGATACGCATTGGGCGAAGACAAGGCGCGCGAGATGGCCTATGCCATCGATGCCGATGTCGTGCAATACCTCGACCTGTCCGACGTGGGCGCGGCAAAGAACGCGCCCGGCGGCTACGGCCTGTCCGCCGTGATCTCGGGCTTCAATCCGAACTGGCTCGATGAACAGCGGCTGGGCTACGGCGAGGCGGCCGAAACGTTCCGGCTCGCCGAGTTCCGGCGCGCGATGTCGCTGCTGACGGACATATTGATCAATGCCGTCAAGTACCGCGTCGGCGCGATGCTGGCGGTCGAGCAGGTGCGGCAATCGGAGGCGTTGGAAGGCGGGCGGCTGCTGTTGTTGAAAAACAGCGCTCTGCCGTGGACACAGCTGGTGCGCAAGGAAATGCCGAAAGTGCTGTTCGTCCTCAGCCACAGCCTGTCCGAGGGACGCTACCTGCTGCATACGGTGCCGATGAGTGCCGAGAGCTTTCAGGCGAGGGCTGACCTGCCCGCGGCATGGGCGGGATTGCGCGATGCCGAGCTGGCGGCCGTCACGGGCGTTGCCGATGCCACGTTCTGCCATAACGGCCGGTTTATCGCGGCGGCGAAATCGTACGAGGGCGCCCATGCGATGGCATTGCAGGCGCTGGCGGCCGTGGACGCTGCGACTTAG
- a CDS encoding DUF2256 domain-containing protein, giving the protein MLTMKMRKKSDLPTKVCAHCGLPFTWRKKWERDWDHVKFCSDRCRRAGKAAA; this is encoded by the coding sequence ATGCTCACCATGAAGATGCGCAAGAAATCCGACCTGCCGACCAAGGTCTGCGCCCATTGCGGCTTGCCGTTCACGTGGCGCAAGAAGTGGGAACGCGACTGGGACCATGTGAAATTCTGCTCCGACCGTTGCCGGCGCGCCGGCAAGGCGGCTGCCTAA